The following proteins are co-located in the Triticum aestivum cultivar Chinese Spring chromosome 1A, IWGSC CS RefSeq v2.1, whole genome shotgun sequence genome:
- the LOC123063002 gene encoding O-methyltransferase ZRP4: protein MAVAREQHILDQGLLDAQLELWHHTLGYVKSMALKSALELGIADAIHRQGGAATLSQIAATATLHPSKISCLRRLMRVLTVSGVFGVEHSGDGGVEGEAVYALTPASRLLVGSASANMVHVTKMLLHPIIVSPFSDLGTWFQNELPEPDLFKVKHGKTFWELANEDPAYNAIVNDGMVSDSSFLMDIAIRECGDVFQGIGSLVDVAGGHGGAAQAISKAFPHVKCSGMDLAHVVAEAPSGTDVEFIAGDMFESVPSAHAVFLKWVMHDWGDEDCIKILKNCKKAIAPKDVGGKVIIVDMVVGAGSRDQKHKETQVMFDLFIMFVNGIERDEQEWKKIIFEAGFSDYKITPVLGVRSIIEVYL, encoded by the exons ATGGCGGTCGCCCGGGAGCAGCACATCCTCGACCAGGGCCTTCTCGATGCCCAGCTCGAGCTCTGGCATCACACCCTCGGCTATGTCAAGTCCATGGCGCTCAAGTCCGCCCTGGAACTCGGCATCGCCGACGCCATCCACCGCCAAGGCGGCGCCGCCACCCTCTCCCAGATTGCCGCCACGGCCACGCTCCACCCGTCCAAGATCTCCTGCCTGCGCCGCCTCATGCGTGTGCTCACCGTCTCAGGCGTCTTCGGAGTAGAACACTCCGGGGACGGCGGCGTTGAAGGCGAGGCCGTCTACGCGCTGACGCCGGCGTCCCGTCTCCTCGTCGGCTCGGCCTCAGCGAACATGGTCCACGTCACGAAGATGCTCCTGCACCCCATCATCGTCTCCCCGTTCTCCGACCTCGGGACTTGGTTCCAGAACGAGCTGCCGGAGCCGGACCTCTTCAAGGTGAAGCATGGGAAGACCTTCTGGGAGCTGGCCAACGAGGACCCTGCGTACAACGCAATCGTCAACGACGGCATGGTCTCCGACAGCAGCTTCCTCATGGACATCGCCATCAGGGAGTGTGGGGACGTCTTCCAGGGGATAGGCTCCCTGGTCGACGTTGCCGGGGGGCACGGTGGAGCGGCACAGGCCATCTCGAAGGCGTTCCCGCACGTGAAGTGCAGCGGGATGGACCTTGCCCACGTCGTTGCCGAGGCTCCGAGCGGTACCGACGTGGAGTTCATCGCCGGCGACATGTTTGAGAGCGTTCCGTCGGCCCATGCTGTCTTCCTCAAG TGGGTCATGCATGATTGGg gtgACGAGGACTGCATCAAGATACTGAAAAATTGCAAGAAAGCCATCGCGCCAAAAGACGTGGGAGGGAAGGTGATAATTGTCGACATGGTGGTTGGTGCAGGGTCACGGGACCAGAAGCACAAAGAGACACAAGTCATGTTCGACCTTTTCATCATGTTCGTCAATGGTATCGAGCGAGATGAGCAGGAGTGGAAGAAGATCATCTTTGAGGCGGGATTCAGCGACTACAAAATCACGCCCGTTTTGGGTGTGAGATCGATCATCGAGGTTTACCTGTGA